Proteins encoded within one genomic window of Planctomycetia bacterium:
- a CDS encoding sigma-70 family RNA polymerase sigma factor: MPDSMTSLHDSSSTSRSLIERARSLDAEAWRRLCEVYGPVVYRWAKGKGLQATDAADIGQEVFRAVAMKIGTFRRDRPGDTFRGWLWTITHHKLGDYFRTHNNQPRAVGGSTARLELHERAEDGSLDSSVGDDADAEREILHRALALIRVEFELTTWQAFWRTTVDGLSIDQVAAEVNLSAGAVRQAKYRVLRRLRDEMRDENAT, from the coding sequence ATGCCTGATTCTATGACGTCGCTCCACGATTCGTCGTCCACTTCACGCAGCCTGATCGAGCGGGCCCGCTCGCTTGACGCCGAAGCGTGGCGGCGTTTATGTGAGGTCTACGGACCGGTCGTTTATCGTTGGGCGAAGGGGAAAGGGTTGCAGGCGACCGACGCCGCCGATATCGGACAGGAGGTGTTCCGCGCCGTGGCGATGAAAATCGGCACGTTCCGTCGAGATCGGCCGGGCGATACGTTCCGCGGTTGGTTGTGGACGATTACGCATCACAAGCTAGGCGACTATTTTCGCACCCATAACAATCAGCCTCGTGCCGTCGGCGGTTCAACGGCCCGACTGGAACTCCATGAGCGGGCCGAGGATGGGTCGCTCGATTCTAGTGTCGGCGACGATGCCGACGCCGAACGTGAGATCTTGCATCGCGCGCTGGCGCTAATTCGCGTTGAATTCGAGCTGACGACTTGGCAGGCTTTTTGGCGTACGACGGTCGACGGCCTGTCGATCGACCAAGTGGCCGCCGAAGTGAACTTGTCGGCGGGAGCGGTTCGGCAAGCTAAGTATCGTGTGCTGCGGCGATTGCGCGATGAAATGCGGGATGAA